A single window of Vibrio stylophorae DNA harbors:
- a CDS encoding MFS transporter — protein sequence MFGFFKTREDRPLIAASADKIRAIYKKNQWQVFLGLVFGYAFFYVVRMSLGVVKKPMLDAEIVTKTELGLMGSAFFFTYAIGKFSNGVMSDYANIGRFMSCSLICSGVTCALMGMNSASFFFILLWGLNGWFQSVGSAPSCVSIFQWFSPKQRGSVYSIWGGSRNLGEAVTWIVTATAVSYFGWRAGFIGAGIAGVCAAICMFFLLKDRPQTYGLPDPATAYGEEPESKGGKADPKETRRAQLFILKQPTVWLIAAACASMYISRYAISSWAVLYLQSAKGYSLIDAGFAMSTYPIAGFCGAVLAGIISDKVFNANRNIPTLLYGLANIGGFALMFWGPQSHLFDAVALGLIGFAIGGLVVFLAGLNACDLMPKNAVGAIKGFIGLFSYIAASCQEMISAHLIKATEVNGETVYDFSHVQYFWMGAAIVSVLLALTVWNAKKITTIDEK from the coding sequence ATGTTTGGCTTTTTTAAAACGCGCGAAGATCGCCCGCTGATAGCAGCGAGTGCCGATAAGATTCGTGCTATCTATAAAAAGAACCAGTGGCAAGTGTTTCTCGGCTTAGTCTTTGGTTATGCATTTTTCTATGTCGTTCGCATGTCATTGGGTGTGGTTAAAAAACCAATGCTGGATGCGGAGATCGTCACGAAAACCGAATTGGGTCTGATGGGCTCTGCATTCTTCTTTACCTATGCCATCGGTAAATTCTCAAACGGTGTGATGTCAGACTATGCCAACATCGGCCGCTTTATGTCTTGCTCTTTGATCTGCTCAGGGGTGACCTGTGCCTTGATGGGCATGAACAGCGCCAGCTTCTTCTTCATCCTTCTTTGGGGTTTGAACGGTTGGTTCCAATCTGTGGGTTCAGCGCCTTCTTGTGTGTCTATCTTCCAATGGTTCTCACCGAAACAGCGTGGTTCGGTTTACTCCATTTGGGGTGGCTCTCGTAACCTAGGTGAAGCGGTTACTTGGATTGTGACAGCAACGGCTGTGAGCTACTTCGGCTGGCGTGCAGGTTTTATCGGCGCGGGTATTGCTGGTGTGTGTGCTGCAATTTGCATGTTCTTCTTGCTTAAAGACCGTCCACAAACTTACGGTTTGCCAGATCCAGCCACTGCATATGGCGAAGAGCCAGAAAGCAAAGGCGGCAAGGCTGATCCAAAAGAAACACGTCGTGCGCAGCTATTTATCCTAAAACAACCGACTGTTTGGTTGATTGCAGCCGCGTGTGCATCGATGTACATTTCTCGCTACGCAATTAGCTCATGGGCTGTGTTGTACCTACAAAGTGCCAAGGGTTACTCGCTGATTGATGCAGGCTTTGCCATGTCAACTTACCCAATCGCAGGTTTCTGCGGCGCGGTACTGGCCGGTATCATTTCGGACAAAGTGTTTAACGCAAACCGTAACATTCCAACCTTGCTTTACGGATTGGCCAACATCGGTGGTTTCGCATTGATGTTCTGGGGTCCTCAAAGCCATCTATTTGATGCTGTTGCTTTGGGTCTAATTGGTTTTGCAATCGGTGGTCTTGTGGTGTTCCTTGCAGGTCTAAACGCTTGTGACTTGATGCCAAAAAATGCTGTCGGCGCAATTAAAGGCTTTATCGGTTTGTTCTCATATATTGCAGCGTCTTGCCAAGAGATGATCTCTGCACATTTGATCAAAGCGACTGAAGTGAATGGCGAAACCGTCTACGACTTTAGCCATGTGCAATATTTCTGGATGGGCGCGGCTATTGTGTCTGTACTGCTTGCGTTGACTGTGTGGAACGCCAAGAAAATTACCACAATCGACGAAAAATAA
- the pyk gene encoding pyruvate kinase has protein sequence MRKTKIVATLGPASHSAEQIEKLIIAGANVFRLNFSHGSAEQHLATAQSIRQVAAKLNQAVGILADLQGPKIRIARFAQDAVELKHGQAFTLNAALAEDVGDESQVGLDYPELVADVKAGDRLLLDDGRIQLDVTAVHAPCIETTVVVAGKLSNRKGINLLGGGLSAPALTDKDKADILTAAQIEADFIAVSFPRHGQDIEYARGLVRQAGSMAQIVAKVERAEVVASVEAMDEMIGASDVIMVARGDLGVEIGDARLPLVQKRLIQRCRLLGKPVITATQMMESMITSPMPTRAEVLDVANAVFDGTDAVMLSAETAAGQYPVEAVASMARIAEGAEQDQVKFALPTACHCDAYQGTMVAMAAAAAQNANMGVVALTKQGQSVLALSRLLENNDLWALTDNPSLVGKMALLRGVYPVYVANLFEQARSGMNLHHLPLPAASLSMESLLVTRCTSLEGMAAEDFCQLIHPQQQLAPVA, from the coding sequence ATGCGTAAAACTAAAATTGTTGCGACCTTAGGTCCTGCCAGCCACAGTGCTGAGCAAATTGAAAAATTGATTATTGCTGGCGCCAATGTATTTCGTTTGAACTTTTCTCATGGCAGCGCTGAGCAGCACTTGGCCACCGCACAAAGCATTCGCCAAGTGGCGGCAAAATTAAACCAAGCTGTGGGTATTTTGGCGGATCTTCAAGGTCCTAAAATTCGTATTGCTCGTTTTGCCCAAGATGCGGTTGAGCTAAAACATGGTCAAGCCTTTACCTTAAACGCCGCGCTCGCTGAAGATGTTGGCGATGAAAGCCAAGTGGGTTTGGATTACCCAGAGCTGGTGGCGGATGTAAAAGCAGGCGATCGCCTATTACTCGATGATGGTCGCATTCAGTTGGATGTCACTGCAGTCCATGCGCCTTGCATTGAAACCACAGTGGTGGTTGCTGGTAAGTTGTCTAACCGCAAGGGAATCAACCTACTGGGCGGCGGTTTGTCAGCGCCTGCACTGACTGACAAAGACAAGGCCGATATTTTAACGGCTGCGCAAATTGAAGCGGATTTCATTGCAGTGTCATTCCCACGTCACGGTCAAGATATTGAGTATGCGCGTGGATTGGTGCGCCAAGCCGGTAGCATGGCACAAATCGTAGCCAAAGTTGAGCGTGCCGAAGTGGTGGCCAGCGTCGAGGCGATGGATGAGATGATTGGCGCTTCTGATGTGATCATGGTGGCGCGCGGCGATCTCGGTGTTGAGATTGGCGATGCGCGTTTGCCATTAGTGCAAAAACGCCTGATTCAGCGCTGTCGTTTATTGGGTAAGCCGGTGATTACCGCAACCCAGATGATGGAATCGATGATCACCAGTCCAATGCCCACGCGTGCTGAGGTGCTTGATGTGGCCAATGCGGTATTTGATGGGACCGATGCGGTGATGCTTTCTGCGGAAACCGCGGCCGGTCAATATCCAGTGGAAGCCGTGGCATCCATGGCGCGCATTGCTGAAGGTGCAGAGCAAGATCAGGTGAAATTTGCACTGCCAACGGCCTGTCACTGCGATGCTTATCAAGGCACCATGGTAGCGATGGCAGCGGCAGCTGCGCAAAACGCCAATATGGGCGTGGTGGCGCTGACCAAGCAAGGTCAATCTGTGCTGGCACTGTCTCGATTGCTAGAAAATAATGATTTGTGGGCGCTCACTGATAACCCATCTTTGGTGGGTAAGATGGCGCTACTACGCGGTGTTTATCCTGTTTATGTCGCCAATCTTTTTGAGCAGGCGCGCAGCGGTATGAATCTACACCATTTGCCATTGCCTGCGGCAAGCTTGTCCATGGAAAGTCTTTTAGTGACTCGCTGCACCTCACTTGAGGGCATGGCTGCCGAAGATTTCTGTCAGTTGATTCATCCACAGCAGCAATTGGCACCCGTGGCTTAA
- the prfC gene encoding peptide chain release factor 3 — MANSIILQEVATRRTFAIISHPDAGKTTITEKVLLFGNALQRAGTVKGRGSNQHAKSDWMEMEKERGISVTTSVMQFPYNGALVNLLDTPGHEDFSEDTYRTLTAVDSCLMVIDAAKGVEDRTRKLMEVTRLRDTPIVTFMNKLDREIRDPMELLDEVESELNIACAPVSWPIGCGKGFKGVYHIHRDETILYASGQGHTIQEERIIKGLDNPELDAAVGEDLANQLREELELVLGASHEFDQEMFLAGELTPVFFGTALGNFGVDHMLDGLTQWAPAPQPRQANEREVTAQEEKFSGFVFKIQANMDPKHRDRIAFVRVVSGQYTQGMKMKHVRTGKTVSISDAVTFMAGDRARAEHAYAGDIIGLHNHGTIQIGDTFTQGEDLKFAGIPNFAPELFRRIRLRDPLKQKQLLKGLVQLSEEGAVQVFRPLQNNDLIVGAVGVLQFDVVVARLKAEYNVEAVYEHVNVATARWVECADGKKLDEFQRKNQVNLALDGGDNLTYIAPTMVNLNLTQERFPDIELRSTREH, encoded by the coding sequence ATGGCGAATTCGATTATTTTGCAAGAGGTGGCGACCCGCCGTACTTTTGCCATTATCTCTCACCCCGATGCAGGTAAAACCACCATCACTGAAAAAGTGCTGTTGTTCGGAAACGCATTGCAGCGCGCGGGTACGGTAAAAGGTCGTGGCTCGAACCAGCACGCGAAATCGGACTGGATGGAGATGGAAAAAGAGCGTGGTATCTCGGTCACCACCTCGGTGATGCAGTTCCCTTACAACGGCGCATTGGTCAACCTTCTCGATACCCCTGGGCACGAAGACTTCTCAGAAGATACCTACCGTACATTGACGGCGGTGGACTCTTGTTTGATGGTGATCGATGCGGCCAAAGGTGTTGAGGATCGCACCCGTAAATTGATGGAAGTTACCCGTCTACGTGATACGCCAATCGTGACCTTTATGAACAAATTGGACCGCGAAATTCGCGACCCAATGGAACTACTTGATGAAGTAGAAAGCGAGCTGAATATCGCTTGTGCTCCTGTTTCTTGGCCAATTGGTTGTGGTAAAGGCTTTAAAGGTGTGTACCACATTCACCGCGACGAAACGATTTTGTATGCATCTGGCCAAGGTCACACCATTCAAGAAGAGCGCATTATTAAAGGATTGGATAACCCTGAGTTGGATGCAGCTGTGGGTGAAGATCTAGCCAACCAGCTTCGTGAAGAGTTGGAGTTGGTATTGGGCGCATCCCATGAATTTGATCAAGAGATGTTCTTGGCTGGTGAGCTAACCCCTGTATTCTTTGGTACGGCACTGGGTAACTTTGGTGTGGACCATATGTTGGATGGTTTGACGCAATGGGCGCCTGCGCCGCAACCGCGTCAAGCCAACGAGCGTGAAGTGACTGCACAAGAAGAGAAGTTCAGTGGTTTCGTGTTTAAGATTCAGGCCAACATGGATCCAAAACACCGTGACCGTATCGCCTTTGTTCGCGTGGTATCGGGTCAATACACCCAAGGCATGAAGATGAAGCATGTGCGTACGGGTAAAACCGTGAGCATTTCTGATGCGGTGACCTTTATGGCCGGTGACCGTGCGCGTGCAGAGCATGCTTATGCCGGTGATATTATTGGCTTGCACAACCATGGCACCATTCAGATTGGTGATACCTTCACTCAAGGTGAAGATCTGAAATTTGCCGGTATTCCAAACTTTGCGCCAGAACTATTCCGCCGTATTCGCTTGCGCGATCCATTGAAGCAAAAGCAGCTTCTTAAAGGTTTGGTGCAGCTTTCAGAAGAGGGCGCGGTTCAGGTGTTCCGTCCATTGCAAAACAACGATTTGATTGTTGGTGCGGTGGGTGTGCTGCAGTTTGATGTGGTCGTTGCGCGCTTGAAAGCGGAATACAACGTTGAAGCGGTTTATGAGCATGTCAACGTGGCTACCGCGCGCTGGGTTGAATGTGCAGATGGCAAGAAATTGGATGAGTTCCAACGCAAGAACCAAGTGAATTTGGCGCTAGATGGCGGTGATAACCTGACCTATATCGCACCAACCATGGTCAACTTGAACCTCACCCAAGAGCGTTTCCCTGATATTGAGCTGCGCAGTACGCGCGAACATTAA
- the secF gene encoding protein translocase subunit SecF, with product MKKLAMQPTISRIPTLTKVRYGGLAASLCMIIFSLFAIWHYGLKPSIDFTGGTIIDFSMPTLKTAKELLAALPAQTREGLELIAQNDTWQLILPPQPTAVDPQQWLHTFSAISGQPATLVQATVVGPQVGEELFDQGALALLVASLSIMIYLAMRFEWRLALAAIASLIHDTILTLGVLAFLGVQMDLNVIAGMLAVIGYSLNDSIVIADRLRDILRARPRDHIYISSDRAVRETFSRTLITAGTTLFTIACLLLLGGEALYGFSVTLFFGVLTGTWSSVTIASTVQERLGLCAEHYQPKPELVDDLP from the coding sequence ATGAAAAAATTAGCAATGCAACCAACAATCAGCCGCATTCCGACCCTAACCAAAGTGCGTTACGGTGGTTTGGCCGCTTCATTGTGCATGATTATTTTCAGCCTATTTGCCATTTGGCACTACGGGCTCAAACCCAGTATCGATTTTACTGGCGGGACCATCATCGATTTTTCGATGCCAACCCTCAAAACAGCCAAAGAACTTTTAGCGGCGCTGCCTGCACAAACCCGTGAAGGGCTTGAGCTAATTGCACAAAACGACACGTGGCAGCTGATTTTGCCACCGCAACCTACCGCCGTGGATCCGCAGCAATGGCTGCACACCTTTAGTGCCATTAGCGGTCAACCTGCGACCCTAGTTCAAGCGACTGTGGTTGGCCCACAAGTGGGTGAAGAGCTCTTTGATCAAGGCGCGCTGGCACTACTCGTGGCTTCGTTGTCGATTATGATCTATTTGGCCATGCGCTTTGAATGGCGTTTGGCGTTAGCGGCAATCGCCTCTTTGATTCACGATACCATTTTAACCCTAGGCGTCTTGGCCTTTTTAGGGGTGCAGATGGATCTCAACGTGATTGCGGGGATGCTGGCGGTGATCGGTTACTCACTCAATGACTCCATCGTCATTGCCGATCGCCTGCGTGATATCTTGCGCGCACGCCCACGCGATCATATCTACATCAGTAGTGATCGCGCGGTGCGTGAAACCTTCTCACGGACTTTGATTACCGCAGGTACAACCCTGTTTACCATCGCCTGTTTGCTGCTACTTGGCGGCGAAGCGCTCTATGGCTTCTCAGTCACCCTGTTCTTCGGGGTACTCACAGGGACTTGGTCTTCAGTGACCATCGCCTCCACAGTACAAGAACGTTTGGGCTTATGCGCTGAGCACTATCAGCCAAAACCAGAACTGGTGGATGACTTACCCTAA
- the secD gene encoding protein translocase subunit SecD, giving the protein MSHSVKPQHSQRHRAGHAAHHHSATQSTLNRFKFWQYGLLALIFITCLIQAIPSFYGDIPALSIHSDKQSPVSQQTVVNALNDAKIPYRQITQTDGDLDLQFADINAQQQAKTLLSKTLPRKTELTVQYVSAAPTWFDKLGAHPVKLGLDLRGGVQLLLFVDLDAVYHHQQDALKTSIENAMRDARIRPIRIAQINPTELVVKGDDDTLNAALKTVVLDYQSNWHVVPESDGLHFVLNEQSQQQLANAAMSQNITTLRQRIGELGIVEASVQRQGANHIRIELPGVHDPKQAKSVIGATASLAFYQLADYSRNQLPDNNGQMVRLANKPLLGGDHIIDANAATDEMGRPQVGIQLDSSGGEQMLRFSRSHIGQPMATVYTEYNSDNQGKLVAESRVINVATIQSALSTNFRITGLDNQQEAKQLAMLLRAGALTAPVQIVEERAIGPTLGASNIHAGMSALALGMGGMAIFMIFWYRRFGWVAVLALMANLVMQVGLLVMVPGAVLTLPGIAGLVLTVGMAVDTNVLIFERIRDKLREGASLALSIDFGYRAAFRTIFDANLTTLLSAACLYAIGSGPLQGFATTLILGLIASMITGIWGTRAIINPLWGRDQRHQVTI; this is encoded by the coding sequence ATGAGCCACAGCGTTAAACCACAACATTCGCAGCGTCACCGTGCAGGTCATGCAGCGCATCATCACTCAGCGACCCAGTCGACCCTCAATCGCTTTAAGTTTTGGCAATATGGCCTCCTAGCGCTGATTTTTATCACCTGCTTAATTCAAGCGATTCCAAGCTTTTATGGTGATATTCCTGCGCTCAGCATTCATAGCGACAAACAATCGCCTGTGAGCCAACAAACTGTGGTCAATGCACTCAATGATGCCAAGATCCCCTATCGTCAAATCACCCAAACCGATGGTGATTTAGATCTGCAATTTGCCGACATCAACGCACAGCAACAAGCCAAAACGCTGCTCAGCAAAACCTTGCCACGCAAAACTGAACTTACTGTGCAGTATGTTTCTGCGGCGCCAACATGGTTTGATAAATTAGGCGCACATCCGGTCAAACTGGGTCTAGATTTGCGCGGCGGCGTTCAGCTTCTACTCTTTGTGGATTTAGATGCGGTCTATCACCACCAGCAAGATGCACTGAAAACCAGCATTGAAAATGCCATGCGTGATGCCCGTATTCGTCCTATTCGTATTGCCCAAATCAACCCAACTGAACTTGTGGTCAAAGGCGATGATGACACCCTCAATGCGGCGCTAAAAACTGTGGTACTGGATTATCAAAGCAATTGGCATGTGGTTCCTGAAAGTGATGGCCTGCACTTCGTACTCAATGAGCAAAGCCAGCAGCAACTTGCGAATGCAGCGATGAGCCAAAACATCACCACCCTGCGCCAACGTATTGGTGAGCTGGGTATTGTTGAAGCCAGCGTGCAGCGCCAAGGGGCGAACCATATTCGTATCGAATTGCCCGGTGTGCACGATCCAAAACAAGCCAAATCTGTGATTGGTGCTACCGCATCGCTGGCCTTCTATCAATTGGCCGATTACAGCCGTAACCAACTACCGGATAACAATGGTCAAATGGTTCGCTTAGCCAACAAACCACTGCTTGGCGGCGATCACATCATTGATGCCAATGCCGCGACCGATGAAATGGGCCGTCCACAGGTAGGCATTCAGCTTGATAGCAGCGGTGGCGAGCAGATGCTGCGCTTTAGCCGCAGCCATATTGGTCAACCTATGGCCACGGTTTACACCGAATATAACAGCGACAACCAAGGCAAATTGGTGGCTGAATCTCGCGTCATTAACGTCGCTACGATTCAAAGTGCGCTGAGCACCAACTTCCGCATTACCGGCCTAGATAACCAGCAAGAAGCGAAACAGCTGGCCATGCTACTTCGCGCCGGTGCGCTGACTGCGCCAGTGCAAATTGTTGAAGAGCGCGCTATTGGTCCAACCCTAGGTGCAAGCAACATTCATGCAGGGATGAGCGCGTTGGCACTGGGTATGGGCGGTATGGCTATCTTTATGATCTTCTGGTATCGCCGTTTTGGTTGGGTCGCCGTACTGGCGCTCATGGCAAACTTAGTGATGCAAGTGGGTCTATTGGTGATGGTGCCTGGCGCCGTGCTGACCCTTCCGGGGATTGCCGGTCTGGTGCTTACCGTGGGTATGGCGGTGGATACCAATGTGCTGATCTTTGAGCGGATTCGCGACAAGCTTCGTGAAGGTGCAAGCCTAGCGCTGTCCATTGACTTTGGTTATCGCGCCGCATTTCGCACCATCTTTGATGCTAACTTAACGACGTTGCTCTCTGCAGCCTGTCTCTATGCCATCGGCTCTGGTCCACTTCAAGGCTTTGCCACCACCCTGATCCTTGGCTTGATTGCCAGTATGATCACCGGGATTTGGGGCACCCGCGCCATTATCAACCCATTGTGGGGCCGCGATCAGCGCCACCAAGTGACCATCTAA
- a CDS encoding TatD family hydrolase, with amino-acid sequence MLFDSHCHFDFPALQQAASQYLQDAKAHGVAAMLVPSVSREQWPQVMHCQTHLRDSSTNKPLDFYYALGLHPCFLEQHQDAADLAALDAALSIRSKHCVAVGECGLDWRLADQPIAEQSIKARQIQLLQGQLDLAKRHQLPVILHAVHCHAELLAQLKLAKLPQAGVIHGFTGSYEQAMAYIKLGFYIGVGGAITYPRALKTRRTVARLPLTSLLLETDAPDMPLHGFQGQVNTPAQIARVFLELCALRHESPEQISQTLWQNTLRCFQIEMH; translated from the coding sequence ATGTTGTTTGATAGCCATTGCCACTTTGATTTTCCTGCGCTGCAACAAGCTGCATCGCAATATCTGCAAGATGCAAAGGCGCATGGCGTGGCTGCGATGCTGGTGCCTAGTGTTAGCCGCGAGCAGTGGCCACAGGTGATGCATTGCCAAACGCATTTGCGTGATAGCAGCACAAATAAGCCGCTGGATTTTTATTATGCACTGGGCCTACATCCCTGTTTTCTTGAGCAGCATCAGGATGCGGCAGATCTTGCCGCTTTGGATGCAGCGCTGAGCATTCGTTCAAAGCATTGCGTCGCTGTGGGCGAGTGCGGTCTTGATTGGCGCTTAGCGGATCAGCCAATTGCGGAGCAGTCAATTAAAGCGCGACAAATTCAGTTGCTGCAAGGCCAGCTGGATTTAGCAAAACGCCACCAGTTGCCGGTGATTCTCCATGCTGTGCATTGTCACGCTGAATTACTGGCACAGCTGAAACTGGCGAAATTGCCGCAAGCTGGGGTGATCCACGGTTTTACCGGTAGCTACGAGCAGGCCATGGCTTATATCAAGCTGGGGTTTTATATCGGGGTTGGCGGCGCGATCACCTATCCGCGGGCACTGAAAACGCGCCGTACCGTGGCACGCTTGCCTTTAACCTCGTTGCTATTAGAAACCGATGCGCCAGATATGCCGCTGCATGGATTTCAAGGCCAGGTGAATACGCCCGCGCAAATTGCCCGTGTTTTTTTAGAGCTTTGCGCCCTTCGTCATGAGTCGCCAGAGCAGATTTCCCAGACATTGTGGCAAAACACCCTGCGCTGCTTTCAAATCGAGATGCATTGA
- a CDS encoding NupC/NupG family nucleoside CNT transporter, with translation MSLFMSLVGMVVLLLIAVLLSDNRKAINLRTVGGAFAIQASLGAFVLYVPWGKDVLNTISGGVQNVIDYGKDGIGFIFGSLVNFSVDGIGFIFAFQVLPTIIFFSSLIAVLYYLGIMQWVITILGGGLQKVLGTSRSESLSATANIFVGQTEAPLVVRPFVPKMTQSELFAVMCGGLASIAGGVLAGYAMMGVKLEYLIAASFMAAPGGLLFAKIIKPETDKPIEQLDGFGEQEEKPANVIDAAAAGASSGLQLALNVGAMLLAFIGLIALVNGLLGGLGHLVGYGDGDLKASFDALVAAATTPEAIAALEGAKSAMIEGTKIDISHFNITEIDRDVVKANIQVLASIDGLQQHVNLVVEATKKTITLEGILGEIFRPLAYVIGVPWSEAQVAGSFIGQKIVANEFVAYQAFMPYLQDGAPIVLSEKTKAIISFALCGFANLSSVAILLGGLGGLAPSRRQDIARMGMKAVAAGTLSNLMSATIAGFFITLAAMTA, from the coding sequence ATGAGCCTGTTTATGAGCCTAGTCGGTATGGTGGTCTTGCTGCTGATTGCGGTATTACTGTCGGACAACCGAAAAGCTATTAACTTACGCACCGTTGGCGGCGCTTTTGCGATTCAAGCCTCGCTCGGTGCTTTTGTTTTATATGTACCCTGGGGTAAAGATGTACTGAACACCATTTCTGGTGGTGTACAAAACGTCATTGACTACGGTAAAGATGGTATCGGCTTCATTTTTGGTAGCCTTGTTAACTTCTCAGTTGACGGTATCGGTTTCATTTTTGCCTTCCAAGTCCTTCCAACCATCATCTTCTTCTCCTCTCTAATCGCTGTGCTTTATTACCTTGGCATCATGCAATGGGTGATTACCATTTTGGGCGGCGGTCTACAGAAGGTTCTTGGTACTTCTCGTTCAGAATCACTTTCAGCGACTGCAAACATCTTTGTTGGTCAAACCGAAGCACCACTTGTTGTACGTCCTTTCGTACCAAAAATGACTCAATCAGAGCTATTTGCTGTGATGTGTGGTGGTTTGGCATCGATTGCTGGCGGTGTACTTGCAGGCTACGCCATGATGGGTGTAAAGCTTGAGTATCTGATTGCAGCGTCGTTTATGGCGGCTCCTGGTGGTCTTCTATTTGCAAAGATCATTAAGCCAGAAACAGACAAACCAATTGAACAGCTTGACGGTTTCGGCGAGCAAGAAGAAAAACCTGCGAACGTGATTGATGCGGCAGCAGCAGGTGCCTCTTCTGGTCTACAACTTGCGCTAAACGTGGGTGCAATGCTATTGGCATTCATCGGTTTGATCGCTTTGGTGAACGGCCTATTGGGTGGTTTGGGTCACCTTGTTGGTTACGGCGACGGTGATCTAAAAGCATCATTCGATGCATTGGTTGCAGCAGCGACAACGCCTGAAGCCATTGCAGCGCTTGAAGGTGCGAAATCAGCAATGATTGAAGGCACTAAGATCGATATCAGCCACTTCAACATCACTGAAATTGACCGTGACGTAGTGAAAGCGAACATTCAAGTGCTTGCTAGCATCGATGGTCTACAACAGCATGTAAACCTTGTGGTTGAAGCGACGAAGAAAACCATCACTCTTGAAGGTATTTTGGGTGAAATCTTCCGTCCATTGGCTTACGTGATTGGTGTGCCTTGGTCTGAAGCTCAGGTTGCAGGTTCATTCATCGGTCAGAAGATCGTGGCCAACGAATTTGTGGCTTACCAAGCATTCATGCCTTACCTACAAGACGGTGCGCCAATCGTGCTATCTGAGAAGACCAAAGCAATCATCTCATTTGCACTATGTGGTTTTGCGAACCTATCTTCAGTAGCAATCCTACTCGGTGGTCTCGGTGGTCTAGCACCATCACGTCGCCAAGACATCGCACGTATGGGTATGAAAGCTGTTGCCGCTGGTACGCTATCAAACCTAATGAGTGCAACCATTGCTGGTTTCTTCATCACCCTTGCGGCGATGACAGCATAA
- a CDS encoding XapX domain-containing protein — protein MQEWFIAWCAGLLVGILFALLRLPIPAPPMLSGVLGVVGIFCGGLLGQWILQRFFS, from the coding sequence ATGCAAGAGTGGTTTATCGCTTGGTGTGCGGGATTATTGGTCGGCATTTTATTTGCGCTCTTGCGCTTACCCATTCCAGCCCCACCCATGCTCTCTGGCGTTTTAGGTGTGGTCGGTATCTTCTGCGGCGGGCTACTCGGGCAGTGGATTTTACAGCGCTTTTTTTCTTAA